The Sebastes umbrosus isolate fSebUmb1 chromosome 19, fSebUmb1.pri, whole genome shotgun sequence genome has a segment encoding these proteins:
- the LOC119477914 gene encoding progestin and adipoQ receptor family member 3-like, whose protein sequence is MLLKMPQKLLKTAHYIELGSYQRWPVLIPQRIRLYTYEQIPLFLKENPYITDGYRAHLPSKLCLRSIFMLSNETVNIWSHLLGFLLFFTLGVNDLSSVLPASGAKREDYVIYGIGLFCFQVCMLCSVGYHLFSCHRSEKTSRRWLALDYAGISVGILGCYVPGIFYAFYCNAFWRQVYLMTVLSMILAVFCAQVHPRYLSNDWRRIRMAIFCCVAGISVIPACHWVWLNGGTTTDVVQLFLPRVMVMYLIAGFAFLFYVTKIPERYFPGQLNYLGASHQVWHILVVVMFYWWHQTAEHIMHFRHSQTCPTRTSSS, encoded by the exons ATGTTGCTGAAGATGCCCCAGAAGTTGCTTAAGACTGCCCACTACATAGAGCTGGGCAGCTACCAGCGCTGGCCGGTGCTGATACCCCAGAGGATCAGACTGTACACCTACGAACAAATCCCCCTCTTTCTCAAAGAAAACCCCTACATCACAGACGGCTACAGGGCCCACCTGCCCTCCAAACTCTGCCTGAGGAG TATTTTCATGCTGTCCAATGAAACTGTGAATATCTGGAGCCACCTTCTGGGTTTCCTACTCTTCTTCACTCTGGGGGTCAACGACCTCTCCTCAGTACTGCCAGCCTCTGGAGCCAAAAGAGAGGACTACGTCATCTACGGTATAGGGCTGTTCTGCttccag GTGTGCATGTTGTGTTCTGTGGGGTACCACCTGTTCTCGTGCCACCGATCAGAGAAGACCTCCCGTCGCTGGCTCGCGTTGGACTACGCAGGCATCTCTGTCGGCATCCTGGGCTGTTATGTACCCGGGATCTTCTACGCTTTCTACTGTAACGCC TTTTGGCGACAGGTCTACCTGATGACGGTGCTGTCCATGATCCTGGCCGTCTTCTGCGCTCAGGTCCACCCTCGTTACCTCAGCAACGACTGGCGACGGATACGGATGGCGATCTTCTGCTGTGTGGCCGGCATCAGTGTGATTCCTGCGTGTCACTGGGTCTGGCTCAACGGAGGAACCACCACTGACGTTGTACAG CTCTTCCTGCCTCGTGTGATGGTGATGTACCTGATAGCTGGATTTGCCTTCCTGTTCTACGTCACCAAGATCCCTGAACGCTATTTCCCTG GCCAGTTGAACTACCTGGGCGCCAGCCACCAGGTGTGGCACAtactggtggtggtgatgtTTTACTGGTGGCATCAGACAGCTGAACACATCATGCACTTCAGGCACAGCCAGACCTGCCCGACCCGGACCAGCAGCAGCTAA